A genomic stretch from Numida meleagris isolate 19003 breed g44 Domestic line chromosome 2, NumMel1.0, whole genome shotgun sequence includes:
- the GGCT gene encoding gamma-glutamylcyclotransferase, with the protein MEEGEGRVLYFAYGSNLLRERLLLRNPSAALCARGRLQGFKLTFGHHQGRTSSIWHGGTATIVQSPGDEVWGIVWKLNASNISSLDKQEGVEEGIYIPIEVNVHTEEGKVLTCRSYQMKDYVCGPPSPQYKKVICMGAKQNGLPTEYQKKLEAIEDNNYAGPVPILEEIEAAVKANKINFA; encoded by the exons ATGGAGGAGGGCGAGGGTCGCGTCTTGTACTTCGCGTACGGCAGCAATCTGCTGCGGGAGCGGCTGCTGCTGCGCAACCCCTCGGCGGCGCTCTGCGCCCGGGGCCGCCTGCAG GGTTTTAAGCTCACTTTTGGCCATCATCAAGGCAGGACAAGTTCTATCTGGCATGGAGGTACAGCTACCATTGTTCAGAGCCCTGGAGACGAAGTGTGGGGAATAGTGTGGAAATTGAACGCTAGCAATATAAGTTCACTGGATAA GCAGGAAGGAGTTGAAGAAGGCATTTATATCCCAATAGAAGTTAACGTCCACACTGAAGAAGGAAAGGTTCTGACCTGTCGAAGCTACCAGATGAAGGACTATGTTTGCGGTCCCCCGTCTCCCCAGTATAAAAAG GTTATCTGCATGGGTGCAAAGCAGAATGGCTTGCCAACTGAGTATCAGAAGAAATTAGAAGCTATTGAAGATAATAACTATGCAGGACCGGTGCCAATCTTAGAAGAAATTGAAGCTGCtgttaaagcaaacaaaataaattttgcgTAG